Proteins co-encoded in one Chloroflexota bacterium genomic window:
- a CDS encoding sugar phosphate isomerase/epimerase — MRLGCCASLDALDAVRDAGFAYVEPRVVDLVPDDDETVYAPIRRRIQDAGLPAEAFNVFVPAHHPVVGPKRDLPALRAYVDTAMGRMAELGTRVVVFGSGPARTTPSDYDRHRVPGQILEFLSLAADAAAPYDLDIVIEPLWRGVCDNINTVLEAAVVARQSGISRVAALADWWHMEKEREPLTNLAEARDRLRHVHVPVPPLPGSPPQSTDAGLPEFLRALTAVNYSGRVSIEDNGKRFECISRQAPQALAYLRAHLRR, encoded by the coding sequence ATGCGGCTTGGGTGCTGCGCGTCGCTTGACGCGCTGGATGCGGTGCGGGATGCGGGCTTCGCCTACGTCGAGCCCCGCGTGGTGGACCTGGTTCCCGACGACGACGAGACGGTCTACGCGCCGATCCGCCGGCGCATCCAGGATGCGGGACTGCCGGCCGAGGCTTTCAATGTGTTCGTGCCGGCGCACCACCCGGTCGTCGGGCCCAAGCGCGACCTTCCGGCCCTGCGTGCCTACGTGGACACGGCCATGGGACGCATGGCCGAGTTGGGAACCCGCGTGGTGGTCTTCGGCAGCGGACCGGCCCGCACCACGCCGTCCGACTACGACCGGCACCGGGTGCCCGGCCAGATTCTCGAATTCCTGTCCTTGGCCGCCGACGCCGCGGCGCCCTACGACCTGGACATCGTCATCGAGCCGCTCTGGCGCGGGGTCTGCGACAACATCAACACCGTCCTCGAGGCGGCGGTCGTGGCCCGCCAATCCGGAATCTCCCGGGTGGCGGCGCTGGCCGACTGGTGGCACATGGAAAAGGAGCGGGAGCCTCTCACCAATCTGGCCGAGGCACGCGATCGACTGCGCCACGTCCATGTGCCGGTCCCGCCCCTTCCCGGCTCCCCGCCCCAGTCCACGGATGCCGGCCTGCCCGAGTTTCTTCGGGCGCTGACGGCCGTGAACTACTCCGGCCGCGTGAGCATTGAAGACAACGGCAAGCGATTTGAATGCATCAGTCGCCAGGCGCCGCAGGCGCTGGCCTACCTTCGTGCGCATCTCCGCCGATGA
- a CDS encoding PspC domain-containing protein, translating into MQRRLYRSEQDRLLTGLSGGMADYFDVDPTLMRLLWVLLAIFTGGVAVIIYFVMVVVVPTGAVPAPGIEPGPVGADDEPAAGNAPQQASETAAPGAAQTYRPYAPERQSDGRSSRLGGAAFVGLALVVIGVLALLDSLGLLAQFDSWRLWPVILIAFGAFLVIRRR; encoded by the coding sequence ATGCAGCGTCGCTTGTATCGCAGCGAGCAGGATCGCCTGCTTACCGGACTCTCGGGCGGCATGGCGGACTACTTCGACGTTGATCCCACGCTCATGCGCCTGCTCTGGGTGCTCCTCGCGATTTTCACCGGCGGGGTCGCCGTCATCATCTATTTCGTCATGGTGGTCGTCGTGCCCACAGGCGCTGTGCCCGCGCCTGGAATCGAGCCTGGCCCCGTTGGAGCGGATGACGAACCCGCCGCCGGCAACGCGCCGCAGCAGGCATCCGAGACCGCGGCTCCCGGCGCCGCGCAGACGTATCGGCCCTACGCGCCTGAACGCCAGTCGGATGGCCGGAGCAGCCGCCTGGGCGGTGCGGCATTCGTCGGGCTCGCGTTGGTGGTCATTGGTGTGCTCGCGCTGCTGGATTCGCTCGGTCTCCTGGCGCAGTTCGATTCGTGGCGGCTGTGGCCGGTCATCCTCATCGCCTTCGGCGCATTCCTCGTCATCAGGCGGCGCTGA
- a CDS encoding pseudouridine synthase — MFLARAGRGSRRTMEQAIRGGRVAVDGQTVTTLGVRVDPEKQDVRLDGKRVAPNRQPGTVIVLHKPPRVLTTTHDPQGRPTVLHLLPRALRRDRLYPVGRLDFASEGLVLLTNDGDLAFQLMHPRFGHEREYVVTVRGPEPPDLARRLTEGVDIGDRRPARALRARRVSNGWQVVLAEGRKRQLRRMFEAVGMRVTRLQRVRIGSVVLGALAPGAARQLATDELEALRREIDQASDGSGQGG; from the coding sequence GTGTTTCTCGCGCGAGCGGGGCGCGGGTCGCGGCGAACGATGGAGCAGGCGATCCGCGGCGGGCGGGTGGCCGTCGACGGCCAGACTGTGACGACGCTCGGGGTTCGAGTTGATCCTGAGAAGCAGGACGTTCGGTTGGACGGGAAGCGGGTTGCACCGAATCGACAACCGGGAACCGTCATCGTGCTGCACAAGCCGCCGCGGGTGCTCACCACCACGCACGATCCGCAGGGCCGGCCAACGGTGCTGCACTTGTTGCCCAGAGCACTGCGTCGCGATCGGCTCTATCCGGTCGGTCGGCTCGACTTCGCCTCCGAGGGCCTGGTGCTGTTGACCAACGACGGCGATCTGGCGTTTCAGCTCATGCACCCGCGCTTCGGCCACGAGCGCGAATATGTGGTGACGGTCCGCGGACCCGAACCGCCCGACCTCGCCCGGCGGCTCACCGAGGGCGTCGACATTGGCGACCGGCGGCCGGCCCGCGCCCTACGTGCCCGGCGCGTGAGTAACGGCTGGCAGGTGGTGCTTGCCGAGGGCCGCAAGCGGCAGCTGCGGCGAATGTTCGAGGCGGTGGGGATGCGCGTCACCCGGCTGCAGCGGGTGCGTATCGGCTCGGTGGTCCTCGGGGCCTTGGCGCCAGGAGCGGCGCGACAGCTGGCCACCGACGAGCTAGAGGCACTGCGCCGAGAGATCGACCAAGCTTCCGACGGCTCCGGTCAGGGAGGCTAG
- a CDS encoding TerC family protein: METQTEYVAALGQIILFDLILSGDNAVVIGVVASRLRGRQRRLAILFGAGGAVVLRIAFASIATLLLQLPIISLVGGLALFWVGWRLLAPHGDDEHHEAATTFWQALRLIILADVVMSLDNVLTIAGAAHGDISLLVIGLALSIPLLFVGAGLIAFATERLPLIIYVGSALIFRIALVLILEDSAWHGGIDVDSIGQRIVLTWDEAMHGHLAPNVVLEHVAPWLAALAGPALYVLLARWRRRPVMPLWARSSAETDAPDEPPHAPAGEA; the protein is encoded by the coding sequence GTGGAGACGCAGACGGAGTACGTAGCAGCTCTGGGACAGATCATCCTGTTCGACCTGATCCTCAGCGGCGACAACGCCGTGGTGATCGGGGTGGTGGCCAGCCGGCTGCGGGGGCGGCAACGGCGACTGGCCATTCTCTTCGGCGCGGGCGGCGCGGTGGTGTTGCGGATTGCGTTCGCGTCCATCGCCACCCTGCTGCTGCAGTTACCGATTATCTCGCTGGTCGGCGGGCTGGCGCTGTTTTGGGTGGGCTGGCGCCTGCTCGCTCCTCACGGGGACGACGAGCACCACGAAGCGGCGACGACCTTCTGGCAGGCGCTGCGACTGATCATCCTGGCGGACGTGGTGATGAGTCTGGACAACGTGTTGACCATCGCCGGCGCGGCCCACGGGGACATCTCGCTGCTTGTGATCGGGTTGGCGCTCTCCATTCCGCTGCTGTTCGTGGGCGCGGGCCTGATCGCGTTCGCCACCGAGCGGCTGCCGCTGATCATCTACGTGGGAAGCGCGCTGATCTTCCGCATCGCGCTTGTGCTGATTCTGGAGGACTCGGCCTGGCACGGGGGAATCGATGTGGACTCGATCGGGCAACGGATCGTCCTGACCTGGGATGAGGCCATGCATGGCCACTTGGCGCCCAATGTGGTGCTCGAACATGTGGCTCCATGGCTGGCCGCCCTGGCCGGTCCGGCGCTCTATGTGCTCCTGGCGCGGTGGCGGCGACGGCCCGTGATGCCGCTTTGGGCTCGCTCGTCGGCCGAGACCGATGCGCCGGACGAGCCGCCGCACGCGCCGGCGGGCGAGGCGTGA
- a CDS encoding VOC family protein yields MAQLLHTRIRVSDLDRSIRFYEDFLGFRVISRSDRSPSGNHIVHLELPGNAHTIEFTWSEDYELNVPEDLMHFAIGVPDLIAFCDDLERRGIEIWPDGWREKFPLGRKMAFIDDPDGYEIELLERAE; encoded by the coding sequence ATGGCTCAACTGCTGCACACCCGCATCCGCGTCAGCGACCTTGACCGTTCGATTCGGTTCTACGAGGACTTCCTAGGCTTCAGAGTCATCAGCCGGTCGGATCGATCGCCTTCCGGCAACCACATCGTGCACCTGGAGTTGCCGGGCAACGCGCACACGATCGAGTTCACCTGGTCCGAGGACTACGAGCTCAACGTTCCCGAAGACCTGATGCACTTCGCCATCGGCGTGCCCGACCTGATCGCGTTTTGCGACGACCTGGAGCGCCGCGGGATCGAAATCTGGCCCGACGGCTGGCGGGAGAAGTTTCCGCTGGGGCGCAAGATGGCGTTCATCGACGATCCGGACGGATACGAGATCGAGCTGCTGGAGCGCGCGGAATGA
- a CDS encoding MBL fold metallo-hydrolase, translated as MSAAGMTATPLEDEFGDVIGKARRGLGLEPAEVARRVDLDEASLQRLEDCEHQPTQAESDRLAAALELHAPSLWDVATEAWRPQAQSATLAGGLQVRMIPHPPMRVTMYIIGDPATGDALVVDPGALPETVLTTVSEAGWRVTAYLITHGDADHIDALAAVYAQAPAPVWVHEGARSLVQGVDESSLNVVTGDGPFTAGPFALEALETPGHAPGHTSYALRDGVLVGDTVFAGSIGGTRTGNLAYAGHLAAIRAKLMTRADDTKFFPGHGPPTTVGEEKLHNPFLA; from the coding sequence ATGAGCGCAGCGGGGATGACGGCCACACCGCTGGAAGATGAGTTCGGCGACGTCATCGGCAAGGCGCGCCGGGGGCTCGGCCTGGAGCCGGCGGAGGTTGCCCGGCGGGTGGATCTCGACGAGGCCTCGCTGCAACGCCTGGAGGACTGTGAGCACCAGCCGACGCAGGCCGAGAGCGACCGCCTGGCCGCGGCGCTGGAGCTTCACGCGCCGAGCCTCTGGGACGTCGCCACGGAGGCGTGGCGACCGCAGGCGCAGTCGGCCACGCTGGCCGGCGGCCTGCAGGTGCGCATGATTCCGCACCCGCCCATGCGCGTGACGATGTACATCATCGGCGACCCGGCGACCGGCGACGCGCTGGTCGTGGACCCGGGTGCGCTGCCTGAGACGGTGCTCACGACCGTGAGCGAGGCCGGCTGGCGCGTGACGGCCTACCTGATCACGCACGGCGACGCCGACCACATCGACGCGCTGGCCGCGGTCTACGCCCAAGCGCCCGCCCCGGTGTGGGTGCACGAGGGCGCACGGTCCCTCGTCCAAGGCGTTGACGAGTCGAGCCTGAACGTCGTGACCGGCGATGGACCGTTCACCGCCGGCCCCTTTGCCCTCGAAGCGCTGGAAACGCCCGGTCACGCGCCCGGCCACACGTCATACGCGCTGCGCGACGGGGTGCTGGTGGGCGACACCGTGTTCGCCGGATCGATCGGCGGCACGCGGACGGGCAATCTGGCGTATGCCGGACACCTGGCCGCCATCCGCGCCAAGCTGATGACGCGCGCCGACGACACGAAGTTCTTTCCCGGACACGGTCCGCCAACGACCGTGGGCGAGGAGAAGCTCCACAACCCGTTCTTGGCCTAG
- a CDS encoding sugar phosphate isomerase/epimerase, with translation MFVYDLSTRLACSTLLFRAQSLDRALDGVKAAGIDHVDLWAAPTVLAHVAPESESAADVQAGLEARGLRASSVTAIATSGDDMLQRISFAAELGARVVIATAPPRDYDRREAADDVRAYGRTAQEAGVTLCLAHQAETWMDTAEEVASFLDDVGHPRVQLSLDPAQAARDGLTFEALADAAGARIGHVHLASADPDNSDALGAMLDQLEERNYYGMFTFSWDGTADLPPEQVEATVREARAHVLEVSKAG, from the coding sequence ATGTTCGTCTACGACCTTTCCACTCGACTCGCGTGCTCAACGCTCTTGTTCCGCGCGCAGTCGCTGGACCGGGCGCTGGACGGTGTGAAGGCGGCCGGCATCGATCACGTCGATTTGTGGGCGGCGCCGACGGTGCTGGCCCACGTAGCCCCTGAGTCCGAGAGCGCGGCGGATGTCCAAGCCGGCCTCGAAGCCCGCGGGCTGCGCGCCTCGTCGGTGACGGCCATTGCCACCTCCGGCGACGACATGCTGCAGCGCATCAGCTTTGCCGCGGAGCTGGGCGCGCGCGTGGTGATCGCCACGGCGCCGCCGCGCGACTACGACCGCCGCGAGGCCGCCGACGACGTCCGCGCCTACGGACGCACGGCGCAAGAGGCGGGCGTCACGCTTTGTCTGGCGCACCAGGCGGAGACCTGGATGGATACGGCCGAAGAAGTGGCGTCGTTCCTGGACGACGTGGGGCATCCGCGCGTGCAGCTGAGCCTTGATCCGGCACAGGCCGCGCGCGACGGGCTGACGTTCGAGGCGCTGGCCGACGCCGCCGGCGCCCGCATCGGCCACGTGCATCTCGCCAGCGCGGACCCGGACAACTCGGACGCACTCGGCGCCATGCTCGACCAGCTCGAAGAGCGCAACTACTACGGCATGTTCACCTTCAGTTGGGACGGCACCGCCGACCTTCCGCCGGAGCAGGTGGAGGCCACCGTTCGCGAAGCCCGGGCGCACGTGCTGGAGGTTTCCAAGGCGGGATAG
- a CDS encoding DUF503 domain-containing protein, with amino-acid sequence MHVGTLELVLRIHGADSLKDRRRVVRALTARLRNKFNAAVADLEQDPAPHSARVGVACVANDGRYVDGQLTAIVNFVEALHLPLEVVSDAREIVRL; translated from the coding sequence GTGCACGTGGGAACCCTGGAGCTGGTGCTGCGCATCCACGGCGCGGACTCCTTGAAGGATCGGCGCCGCGTGGTGCGGGCGCTCACGGCCCGGCTGCGGAACAAATTCAACGCGGCAGTAGCCGACCTGGAGCAGGATCCGGCGCCGCACTCGGCGCGGGTGGGCGTGGCCTGCGTCGCCAACGACGGCCGCTACGTGGACGGCCAGCTCACCGCCATCGTCAACTTCGTGGAGGCCCTGCACCTGCCGCTGGAGGTGGTGAGCGACGCCCGCGAGATTGTGCGGCTGTAG
- a CDS encoding transcriptional regulator, translating into MPLTRDFRETVMARARRDPEFREGLLNEGIGALLNGEVDVGKALLRDYINATVGFDELGRLTGKSSKSLMRMFGPTGNPQARNLFEVINQIQRHEGVRLHVSAVR; encoded by the coding sequence ATGCCGCTTACGCGTGACTTCAGGGAGACCGTGATGGCCCGCGCGCGGCGCGACCCGGAGTTTCGGGAAGGGCTGTTGAACGAAGGCATCGGGGCGCTCTTGAACGGTGAGGTGGATGTTGGCAAGGCTCTGCTGCGCGACTACATCAACGCGACGGTCGGTTTCGATGAATTGGGCCGCCTGACCGGCAAATCGTCCAAGAGCCTCATGCGCATGTTCGGTCCAACCGGCAATCCGCAGGCTCGCAACCTGTTCGAGGTCATCAACCAGATCCAGCGACACGAAGGCGTTCGGCTCCACGTATCCGCCGTGCGCTGA
- a CDS encoding DUF4126 domain-containing protein has product MEFLQAPVLGVAAGLNPYVTVALTALFAWRSDFVTPNPAFEFVGTTAVFVIALLLLPIDLFADKFPGSGGLMDRVGWVLRPVAGGLAGAAVMPDHPAAIIGGLALGAVAAAAIHGLRLHLRRRLQWRMLGFGRLVLGAYADLTSGIVAAVVLLTAPIGAVIAALAVAGALLADRRWGAVEAVSDATDEPDAETSGA; this is encoded by the coding sequence GTGGAGTTCCTCCAAGCCCCCGTCCTCGGCGTCGCCGCCGGCCTCAATCCCTACGTCACCGTCGCGCTGACCGCGCTCTTCGCCTGGCGCTCGGACTTCGTCACGCCCAACCCCGCCTTCGAGTTTGTGGGCACCACCGCCGTGTTCGTCATCGCCCTTCTGCTCCTGCCCATCGACCTCTTCGCCGACAAGTTTCCCGGGAGCGGCGGCCTCATGGATCGCGTGGGCTGGGTGCTCCGGCCCGTGGCCGGCGGATTGGCGGGCGCCGCCGTCATGCCCGACCACCCGGCAGCGATCATCGGCGGGCTCGCGCTCGGCGCTGTCGCGGCCGCGGCCATCCACGGCCTGCGGCTCCACCTGCGCCGCCGCTTGCAATGGCGCATGCTCGGCTTCGGCCGCCTGGTCCTCGGCGCCTACGCCGACCTCACCAGCGGCATCGTCGCCGCCGTCGTCCTCCTCACCGCCCCCATCGGCGCCGTCATCGCCGCCCTGGCCGTCGCCGGCGCCCTCCTCGCCGACCGCCGGTGGGGCGCCGTGGAGGCTGTTTCAGATGCCACGGATGAACCCGACGCGGAGACCAGCGGCGCGTAG
- a CDS encoding glyoxalase yields the protein MANSVVHWEINGKDGPALQKFYGDLFDWEITADNPMNYGVVSAPSEGPGIGGGIMGMGDVEPPTRVTFYVGVDDVTASLEKAVSLGGSVVMPEMQVMEDVIIGIFADPEGHVIGLVKNIPM from the coding sequence ATGGCGAACAGCGTGGTGCATTGGGAGATCAACGGCAAGGACGGCCCGGCGCTGCAGAAGTTCTACGGCGACCTCTTCGATTGGGAGATCACGGCCGACAACCCCATGAACTACGGCGTCGTGAGCGCGCCCAGTGAGGGTCCGGGAATCGGGGGCGGCATCATGGGCATGGGGGACGTTGAGCCGCCGACCCGCGTGACCTTCTACGTGGGCGTGGACGACGTGACGGCGTCGTTGGAAAAGGCCGTGAGCCTGGGCGGTAGTGTCGTGATGCCCGAGATGCAGGTGATGGAGGACGTGATTATTGGGATCTTCGCCGACCCCGAGGGTCACGTGATCGGGCTGGTCAAGAACATCCCGATGTAG
- a CDS encoding TfoX/Sxy family protein — protein sequence MAYDEGLAQRLREALADEGGLTARRMFGGIAFMLDGNMAVGVSGNELMVRVGPNRFDEALARPHARIFDLSGRPMNGWVLVAPEGTADDADLVDWLELGASFARSLPPK from the coding sequence ATGGCCTACGACGAAGGACTGGCTCAGCGACTGCGCGAGGCCCTGGCGGACGAGGGCGGGCTCACCGCGCGACGCATGTTTGGCGGCATTGCCTTCATGCTCGACGGCAACATGGCCGTCGGCGTCTCGGGTAATGAGCTGATGGTGCGCGTGGGCCCGAATCGGTTCGACGAGGCGCTGGCGCGTCCGCATGCGCGCATCTTCGACCTGAGCGGGCGACCCATGAACGGTTGGGTGCTTGTCGCGCCCGAAGGCACGGCGGACGACGCCGACCTTGTCGACTGGCTGGAATTGGGCGCGTCGTTCGCCCGCTCGCTGCCGCCCAAGTAG
- a CDS encoding GYD domain-containing protein, protein MATFIALLTLPNESAEEGSLAHKLEEGAPETRKVLEAHGGKLLSIYLTMGQFDGVAVMEFPSTVACAQAMMAFRERFGGGTQTMEAFPESQWAELAAGI, encoded by the coding sequence ATGGCCACGTTTATCGCTCTGCTCACCCTGCCCAACGAATCCGCCGAGGAAGGCTCCCTCGCCCACAAGCTGGAAGAAGGAGCGCCCGAGACACGCAAGGTCCTGGAGGCACACGGCGGGAAGCTGCTTTCCATCTACTTGACCATGGGGCAGTTCGACGGCGTGGCGGTCATGGAGTTCCCCAGCACCGTGGCCTGCGCGCAGGCGATGATGGCGTTCCGGGAGCGCTTTGGCGGCGGCACGCAGACGATGGAGGCGTTTCCCGAGAGTCAGTGGGCGGAGCTGGCCGCCGGAATCTGA
- a CDS encoding M20/M25/M40 family metallo-hydrolase — translation MREEPAVSEQDAIELLTDLVSTPSVSPEIPGGTGEAAMAAKVAAYAEACGADVIFQEALPGRANVVGTLEGDAGAPALMLEAHMDTVALGAMTRGHEPWLDDGGLLHGRGTCDTKGSLAAMMLTLRRASRESVRPCTLVLAATVDEETGSSGADTLAASAVTADGAIVGEPTSLEIVRAHRGGRFWKISTAGKSAHSSRPDLGVNAIYHMSDVIQVLREEFTRRLAGRWHPLCGDSTFSAGRIRAGTSFNVVPDRCELVFDRRFLPDEALDDVDAELDEVLDIARQRFPDLQVDAAPEVVAGSLDTPEDAGVVQALKAACEAVTGRAAIAGAPYGSDAASLAAVGIPSVLCGPGDIAVAHSEDEWVPVAEVVQASEVYYAAWRQFAGM, via the coding sequence ATGCGCGAGGAGCCGGCCGTCAGTGAACAGGACGCGATCGAGCTTCTGACGGACTTGGTGAGCACGCCGAGCGTGTCGCCCGAGATTCCCGGAGGCACCGGCGAAGCGGCCATGGCGGCCAAGGTGGCGGCCTATGCCGAGGCGTGCGGCGCGGACGTAATCTTCCAGGAGGCGCTGCCCGGCCGGGCGAACGTGGTGGGCACGCTGGAAGGCGACGCCGGCGCGCCGGCCCTGATGCTGGAAGCGCACATGGACACGGTGGCCCTGGGCGCCATGACGCGTGGACATGAGCCGTGGCTGGATGATGGGGGCCTGCTGCACGGCCGCGGCACCTGCGACACCAAGGGCTCGCTGGCGGCCATGATGCTCACGCTGCGCCGCGCGTCCCGTGAATCGGTGCGGCCGTGCACGCTGGTTCTGGCGGCGACCGTGGACGAAGAAACCGGCAGCAGTGGGGCCGACACGTTGGCCGCCTCGGCGGTGACCGCGGACGGCGCGATCGTGGGCGAGCCGACGAGCCTGGAGATCGTGCGCGCGCATCGCGGTGGACGCTTCTGGAAGATATCCACTGCCGGCAAGTCGGCGCACAGCTCGCGTCCGGACCTGGGCGTCAACGCCATTTACCACATGTCCGACGTGATCCAGGTGCTGCGCGAGGAGTTCACGCGGCGCCTGGCCGGGCGCTGGCATCCGTTGTGCGGGGATTCCACGTTTTCCGCGGGCAGGATTCGCGCGGGCACCTCATTCAACGTGGTGCCGGACCGCTGCGAGCTGGTCTTCGACCGGCGCTTCCTGCCGGATGAGGCGCTCGATGACGTGGACGCCGAGCTGGACGAGGTGCTGGACATCGCGCGCCAGAGATTTCCCGACTTGCAGGTAGACGCCGCGCCCGAGGTCGTCGCGGGCTCGCTGGACACACCGGAGGACGCAGGCGTGGTGCAGGCGCTCAAGGCGGCGTGCGAGGCCGTAACAGGGCGCGCGGCCATTGCCGGCGCGCCCTACGGCTCGGACGCGGCGTCGCTGGCGGCGGTCGGGATTCCAAGCGTGCTGTGCGGGCCGGGCGACATCGCGGTGGCGCACAGCGAGGACGAGTGGGTGCCAGTCGCGGAAGTCGTGCAGGCGTCGGAGGTCTACTACGCCGCCTGGCGCCAGTTCGCGGGCATGTAG
- a CDS encoding aminopeptidase, with amino-acid sequence MLNDPRIDRLAEILVHHSTKLQAGELVAIMGPAEAKPLMLSCYRLALEAGAHPRMSVTFEETEGLFLRHASDEQLSHLDPVRKFEADTIDAAIRIRAASNTRALTSSDTSKIGKVMTASRPVMNQIIENVRWVLCDYPTNAFAQEAEMALDEYADFLFGATNIDWTAMEADLTRIKARLEAGSEIRIVAPETDLTLRVEGRIWEPAAGTHNMPDGEIFTAPIEDATEGHIRYEFPAIYQGREVQGIRLEFAGGKIVTSTADKGEEFLTDILDTDPGARRLGEIGIGTNFGIQRHTKNILFDEKMGGTVHLAIGRAYEFTGGRNESAVHWDMIKDLRQDGALYLDGELIQQDGRFLI; translated from the coding sequence ATGCTCAACGACCCGAGAATCGACCGTCTGGCCGAGATCCTGGTGCATCACTCAACCAAGCTGCAGGCCGGCGAGCTGGTGGCGATCATGGGGCCGGCCGAGGCCAAGCCGCTGATGCTGTCCTGCTATCGCCTCGCGCTGGAGGCGGGCGCCCATCCCCGCATGAGCGTGACCTTCGAAGAGACCGAGGGGCTGTTTCTGCGCCATGCCTCCGATGAGCAGCTGAGCCACCTGGACCCGGTGCGCAAGTTCGAGGCCGACACCATCGACGCCGCCATCCGGATCCGGGCCGCCAGCAACACACGGGCGCTCACCAGCAGCGACACCAGCAAGATCGGCAAGGTGATGACCGCCTCGCGGCCGGTGATGAATCAGATCATCGAAAACGTGCGCTGGGTGCTCTGCGACTACCCCACTAACGCCTTCGCGCAAGAGGCCGAGATGGCGTTGGACGAATACGCCGACTTTCTCTTTGGCGCCACCAACATCGACTGGACGGCGATGGAAGCCGATCTGACCCGCATCAAGGCGCGCTTGGAAGCTGGGAGTGAAATCCGCATCGTTGCGCCGGAAACCGATCTGACGCTGCGGGTGGAGGGGCGAATCTGGGAGCCGGCCGCCGGCACGCACAACATGCCGGACGGCGAGATCTTCACCGCGCCGATCGAGGACGCCACCGAGGGGCACATTCGCTACGAGTTTCCCGCCATCTACCAGGGACGCGAGGTGCAGGGCATCCGGCTCGAATTCGCCGGCGGAAAGATCGTGACGTCCACGGCGGACAAGGGCGAGGAGTTTCTCACGGACATTCTCGACACGGACCCCGGCGCGCGCCGGCTGGGCGAAATCGGCATTGGCACCAATTTCGGCATCCAGCGCCACACCAAGAACATCCTGTTCGACGAGAAGATGGGCGGCACGGTGCACCTGGCCATTGGCCGGGCTTACGAGTTCACGGGCGGACGCAACGAGTCGGCCGTGCACTGGGACATGATCAAGGACCTGCGGCAGGACGGCGCGCTCTATCTCGACGGCGAGCTGATCCAGCAAGATGGGCGGTTCTTGATTTAG